In Paenibacillus xylanilyticus, the genomic window AAGCGATGTTCACCACGGCATTGCAGCGATCGGAGACAGCTTTCGGGAATCGGAAGAGGCACTGGAATATCGTCTGATTTTGGGGATCGGGCAGATCATTGACCAAAACCGGATTCGCAGGCCGAAGGAGGAATTATATTATCCTCTCGATCTGGAGAGACAGCTTATTAATTATATTGCGACAGGCAATTATGCCCGTTCAACCGAAGTGATGAACGAAATTCTCATGACCAATTTTACGGGAGAGCCCTTATCCGTTGAACTGGCACGCTGCCTGATGTTTGAGTTAATCGGTACCATTCTGAAAGCTACGGAACAGATCAAGTCAGATGACCAGAATGAGATGACGCATCGTAATGATCTGATTCGGCAATTATTTGCATGCGAGACGTTTGAGGAGATTGAAGCCGAGCTGCTGCGAATCCTGGAGACCGTCTGTCAGATGGTGAATGAACGCAAACGCTCCCGCAACGAAGAGCTGAAAGACCAGCTGATTGAATTCATTGTAGAGAACTATGCAGACGTTAATCTGGGTTTGACTCATTTGTCGGAACGCTTTCGCTTCCATCCAACCTACGTCTCGAAGTACTTTAAGGAGCAGACGGGAATCAACGTGATTGATTACATCAACCAATATCGCATCGAACAATCCAAGAAAATACTGCAGGCTGAGGAAGGGACCATTCAGGATGTATCCGAGCGTGTAGGGTTTCTCAACAGCAATTCGTTCATTCGTGTCTTCAAAAAGTATGAGGGTATCACTCCTGGTCAATATAAGCAAAATAGCAGACTTGTCCAACATGAAAGATGAAAAAATAGATTCATAGAGGAGGACTTATTCCATGTGGAAAAATGCCATTGAAGATGCACTCCAAGTCACGAGAAGCAACATTGACCGATTTGGGGAGCGATTTCCCCATGTAAGTAACGGGGATGAGCATTATGTGCTGAATGTTAATACAGAGTGGACGGCAGGTTTCTGGTCAGGCATCCTATGGCTATGCTCGGAATACACACAGGACCCGCTGTATCGTGAGGCAGCTGTTAAGACCGTCGATAACTTTCGGATGCGCATGGAACGGAAGAGCATTTTTGACCATCATGACATAGGCTTTCTCTACTCGTTGTCCTCCAAGGCCCAATGGATCGTGGAACGTGATCCTGCTGCACGTGACCTTACGCTGGAAGCTGCAGATATGCTGATGAAGCGCTGGCGTGAAGAGTCAGGTCTGATCCAGGCTTGGGGACGCAAGGGAGATGTGAACAACGGAGGTCGTATTATTATCGATTGCCTGCTTAATCTTCCATTATTGCTATGGGCATATGAACAGACTAATAACGAAGAATATCGGCGAGTCGCCAAACTCCATGCGGAGAAAAGCCGGCGTTTTCTGGTTCGTGGAGATGATTCCAGCTATCATACCTTTTATTTTGATCAGGCGACTGGTGAAGCCATTCGTGGAGGGACCCATCAGGGCTATAATGATGGCTCCACATGGACACGCGGCCAGGCATGGGGGATATATGGCTTTGCGTTATGCAGCCGATATCTGCAAAGTACAGAGATGTTCGAGACAGCGAGGCGTCTCGCCCGTTACTTCATTGCCCATGTACCGGAGGATCATGTAGCCTATTGGGATTTTGATGCACCACAGACATCCGAAACCAAGCGTGACAGCTCTGCATCTGCTATTGCAGCATGCGGGATTCTGGAGATCGCCGAGAGATTGGATCCAACCGATCCGGAACGGCAGTTCTTCATGGACGCGGTGCAGAACTCAATGGTGTCCCTGGTACAAAATTACTCTACACACGGGTCCGAATCCGAAGAGGGCTTACTCAAGCATGGTTCCTACTCCGTAAGAGGTGGAGATTCACCGGATGACTATGTCATCTGGGGCGATTATTTCTATCTCGAAGCATTGATGCGTTTGGAGCGAGGCATTCCTGGATATTGGTATGACCGGAAGTAGAACGGTAGGCAAAATGATGAAGCATATATGATCAAGCAGGGTACATGAAACATAAAAGCAGCGACTCTTCCCCTCAAGGAAAAGTCGCTGCTTTGTTTTGCTTCTATAGTTGAATAGGTTTGAATGCGCCCTATTACATTTACATTTTTGGAGCAAGCTCAATGGCGGAGCGAATGGCTGCGAGCATGCTTTTATCATCGGCGATGTTTTTACCAGCGATATCGAAGGCCGTACCGTGGTCAACGGAAGTGCGGATGATGCCGCCTTTTAAGCCAACAGTGATG contains:
- a CDS encoding glycoside hydrolase family 88 protein — translated: MWKNAIEDALQVTRSNIDRFGERFPHVSNGDEHYVLNVNTEWTAGFWSGILWLCSEYTQDPLYREAAVKTVDNFRMRMERKSIFDHHDIGFLYSLSSKAQWIVERDPAARDLTLEAADMLMKRWREESGLIQAWGRKGDVNNGGRIIIDCLLNLPLLLWAYEQTNNEEYRRVAKLHAEKSRRFLVRGDDSSYHTFYFDQATGEAIRGGTHQGYNDGSTWTRGQAWGIYGFALCSRYLQSTEMFETARRLARYFIAHVPEDHVAYWDFDAPQTSETKRDSSASAIAACGILEIAERLDPTDPERQFFMDAVQNSMVSLVQNYSTHGSESEEGLLKHGSYSVRGGDSPDDYVIWGDYFYLEALMRLERGIPGYWYDRK